The DNA window CAACTCGGCACGCGGCGAATCGACTCCGCTTCTCAAGCGCGCGATTCCGCGCAGCGGCGAATTGTTGCCGGCGGTGGGATTGGGCACTTACCGCACGTTCGACGTCGGCACGTCGCGCGAGGAGCGGGCGCCGCTCACCGAAGTGCTCGATCTGTTCGTGCAGGCGGGCGGGACGGTCGTCGACACCTCGCCCATGTACGGCCGGTCCGAGGGCGTGGTCGGCGATCTCGCGGCGGAACTCGGCATCACGAAATCGCTGTTCCTCGCGACGAAGGTGTGGACGACCGGCCACGACGCCGGCATCCGCCAGATGGAGGAGTCGTTCCACCTGCTCCGTACCGAGCGCATCGACCTCATGCAGGTGCACAACCTGCTCGGCCTCTCGACCCATCTGCGCACACTGCATGAGTGGAAGGCGTCGCGGAAGATCCGCTACTTCGGCATCACGCATTACCACGAGGATGCCTACCGCGAGCTCGAGCGGCTGCTGCGCAGCGAGGATTTCGATTTCCTGCAGATCAATTATTCCGTCCGCGAGCGCAAGGCGGAGCAGACGATCCTGCCGCTGGCAGCGGAGCGCGGCGTCGCGGTGATCGTCAACCGACCCTTTGCGCAGGGCAATCTGCTCGCGCGCGTGCGCGACAAGTCGCTGCCGCCGTGGGCGGCGGACTTCGATTGCACGAGCTGGTCGCAATTCTTCCTCAAGTACATCCTCGCGAACCGGGCGGTCACGTGCGTCGTCCCGGCTACCGCCAACCCGGAGCACCTGGTCGAAAACATGGCCGTCGGCACCGGGCCATTGCCGGACGAAGCCACGCGACGGCG is part of the Betaproteobacteria bacterium genome and encodes:
- a CDS encoding aldo/keto reductase; the protein is MPRSGELLPAVGLGTYRTFDVGTSREERAPLTEVLDLFVQAGGTVVDTSPMYGRSEGVVGDLAAELGITKSLFLATKVWTTGHDAGIRQMEESFHLLRTERIDLMQVHNLLGLSTHLRTLHEWKASRKIRYFGITHYHEDAYRELERLLRSEDFDFLQINYSVRERKAEQTILPLAAERGVAVIVNRPFAQGNLLARVRDKSLPPWAADFDCTSWSQFFLKYILANRAVTCVVPATANPEHLVENMAVGTGPLPDEATRRRMVQLVESL